The genomic stretch ACCGGCATAGCCGGCGATCAACTTCGCGCACTCACCCGCGGTGCCGGGGTAGAACTGGCCCATAACAACATTTTCACGTCTCGCGCCCATAGCGCACCCCCGATTGCAATCGAAAGGATTGTCTATTAATTATAGCAATCACGCCACCGCATGTAAGCCGCTGAGAAAATAACACTGAAAGCGCAGAAATGAGTTCCCCGGGAAAAGAATAATAACAACTGTATTCAGTGACTACCGCAAAGCCGGCGCCGAACCATTATGCTGCTCTGATCATATCAGATGTTTATTCATCATCACCTGATAACGATCCCGGGACAAATCCCGGCAATCTCGACTTTTACAGGTGATCTACATGGAATGTTGCCCGCTGAAGTGGAAAAGTCTTATCTGGATTCCGGCTGACAGCATGCCGGAATGACGAACGCAGGACACAGAAATACAGGCGACAGTCGGCAGGCCGGCCTGCTTTTTGTCCTTTCACGTGTTTTCTTCGTGAATGGTTTGTATTTGTGAACATACCTTAGTGTTTCTTTTTCTGTTATTGCTCGGCAGGCCGGTCTGCTTTTTGTCCTTTTATAGTGATTCTCAAAAATAAACTTGAATACATGCACAAAGGAAATAGCTTTGTGCATGGCACACTATCTTTGTATTTGTGATTTCTGATCGAGTTGTGAATCTGTTTTTTTTATGAGAATTACTCTATGTATTCGCTTCGTGTTTATGTAGCTGTTTGTAAATATACCTTAATGCTTGTTCTTCAGTTATTACTGCCAATGTCGCATCGCTGTCATCACTAAATATTATCGTCATTCCCGACGGAGATCGGGAATCCAGGGGGGCCAGGACGGTCAGGGGAGTATTTCGGGGTTGGGCAGGTATTTAATTTGGAGTGCGAAAATTCATTTTCGCTTTCATAGCCGGGAATTTATTACCGGCGCATAATAAATCCAGGCGGCGATGAATCGCCGCAATCCACGCTCCCACCGGGTTCCATTTTATTTATGACAAGCAGCATAACAATGCCGGATTGCTTCGTGTACGGATGTTGCATTTCCGGAAAGAACAAAAGGAAAAACCGCACCGGCGCCGCGCGGCACACGCGAAAAGACTCTGATTTAATCAATCTCTTTACTTCACATAAGAGAATCGCTATACTTATCCTGCGAGGTGGAGCAGTCCGGTAGCTCGTCGGGCTCATAACCCGAAGGTCGTGGGTTCGAATCCCACCCTCGCAATACTAAGAAAGCTCGCTACGGCGGGCTTTTTTGTTGTCTGGGAATGTTTCGGGTTTCTGAAACGGTAGACTTTTGGTAGACCAGGGGACTACTTTGCGGTTAGTTGAAGACAGGCCGCGGATGGCTTCCTTGACCTGGTTCTTCGAGGGGTTTACGTATATCTCCGTGGTGGAGATGCTCTTGTGGTGGGCGACTTCCTTGGCGATGTGGATGCCGTGGGAGTTCGCTACTTCTGTAACAACGTGGTGGCGGATGTCGTGAAACCAACAGTCCTTGACTCCTGCTTTCTCCAATGTCCGCGTCCAGTACTTCCTGGGGAATTCTTTCCAGCGCCATACTTTCTCTCTGTCTGGATACAAAACCTTCTGCTCCAGTAGTACGCGCTTACTCTCCTCGTTGAGATAGCTCGTGAGTGGTTCGCCGGATTTCGAGTCAGGATGATAGACCTCACCGATATCGAGATTTATGATATCCCATCGGAGGGCCATGATGTTTCCCTGTCTCAGGCCTGAGTTGAAAGCGAAGATCACAAGGCGGCGGAACTCTTCGTCCACTTCCTTTGCGGAACTGAGTATTGCGTCTATCTCCCATAACTCATACGTGCGGGAGCGCCGCTTACCTGGCAGTTTCTTCACGCGGGGTGGTCTCAGCTCGGCGTAAGTGAAGATACTGGATATATGCTCCATGTACCGGTTCACTGTCGTGTTCGCCCGCTTTTCTTTGCTGCCGTTGTTGAACTTCATCCCGGCATCTGAAGGTAGCGCTCGCTCTTGAAGAAGTTTCCTGAACCGAAGCAGATCGAACTCCGAGATGCTTTTCAGGGAGTAGTCGCCGAAGTACTCATTGATTACCCTGAAACGGCTCACATCGTCCTTGTGCGACTTCTTCAGAGGACTGACAGTTTCCAGATATTCCTCGCTCCATTCACGGAAAGTCAGGTGTTGACCAGTCCTTGGAAAGGTCAGGCCCTCTTCTTTCACGCGATGCATCACTACCCTGTAAGCTTCTTCCCGGATATCCTTCTTCTCGTACCGCCATTTAACCTTGGGGGCAGAGGCCATGATGCCGCTTGCAAAAGACTTGGGCGTGTCTCCAGGCACCGGGACTTTGCAGTTCCACCTACCATGTGACTTGTACCATTTTAGGTTCATTCAGTTTCACCTCCCTTCATGTGGATTTTTGGTACCCACATGATAGCACAGACCTGAGACATGTTCATCATCTTTCCAGCCTCCTTTTCAGGCGGCTGATGAGTGCGCGGATATCATTCACGTCATAGCGCGTGGACATGCCGGGGATGACAACCTTGGGAACATTGTATTCATTGAGCAACTTTTTCACTCGGTGAACGTTGCCGTTATTCACATTAAGGCCAAGCATTTCCGTCACCATCTTTGCGGACACTGCAAGGGCCGGCGGTGTTTCCCGTAATGCTCGGACCTCAGCCAATGTGGCCGCCAACGCTCGTTCAATGCCGTCGATTTTCTCTACGATATTCTGTGCACTATTCTGCTCGGATGAAGCGGGGCTGTGGGGACTACAGTTTGTTGGTTTACAATTCTGCACGGGACGGACGCTCCTCTTGCTTGGCGTCACGTCCCAGGAGCGCCGGTCGTTGGCGCGGTGGACGTCTTACCGGGTTTCTCGGCTCTGCGGGTTCAGGAGTTGCGGAGCCGGTTTGTATCGGGTCCGGCGTTGTGCCGGATATGTCAGTGCCTCCCACGTGGGGAGGCGTTCAGCACGTCGCCTTACACGTTACACAGCGGTGCGGATGCGATGCCAGCATGGCCAGGCTGTTCTCCGACATCCGCTCGGTCTTGCGGATCAGTTCTCCGAGAATTATGGGCCGTGCTCGGATGATCTGTTGAAGGTCGCTTGCCACGCGACCCGCGCGGGCAAGAGTTTCGTCCCTGTCGAGTCCCAGGGCATCCGCGAGCGCTACAATCTTTTCCTCGGAGGGCGGTGCTGTTTTCTCCCGCTCGATGAGAGACAGGTAGCCGGATGGCAGTCCCGCTTTCTCCGCCAATGCACGAAGGGACATGTGCTTCTCGTTTCGTTTCTCCCGGATGCAATTCCCGAATGTCTCCGGTTGTTCACTTCTGTCATTGGCCATCGCTCTCACCTCAGTGTTGATGCTAAGTGCTATGTTAGCGCATAGCATAGCCGATGTCAACTGTGGGGCGAAAAAACTTCCACTTGTCACGAAACATCAGGCCCGCGCGCGCGGAGGCGCGTACATTATATATCGCGTGCGCACGCATGCACGCGTTTGAGTACAGTCCTTTATGCCTTAATAATACTTAATAGCCATTAGCGTCCGCAGGACGCTAAAGATGGGGTTGAGAGTGTGAGAGAAGGGGAAGATACCACATCCGGATCGCGTCCGCTGGACTTTGCAGAGGATGAGGGGGTGGATGGGGTGGGCGGGAGTCATGGCCGTGGTTCGATCCTCTGCCGAGCGCCGGTACATGCTTCCCTTCGTGAAGTCCAGAGGTTTCTTTAGCAGTCATGAAAGCAATCACACCCAGTCCCGGTGCATTTCGTGCTGCAGAAAGCCTCCTGGTGGCTTCTGATGGGCGCTGAGATATGAACATGCCCGTTGTTTCTGAATGTGGCGTGTCCACAGGCTTGCACCC from Candidatus Zixiibacteriota bacterium encodes the following:
- a CDS encoding tyrosine-type recombinase/integrase; the encoded protein is MNLKWYKSHGRWNCKVPVPGDTPKSFASGIMASAPKVKWRYEKKDIREEAYRVVMHRVKEEGLTFPRTGQHLTFREWSEEYLETVSPLKKSHKDDVSRFRVINEYFGDYSLKSISEFDLLRFRKLLQERALPSDAGMKFNNGSKEKRANTTVNRYMEHISSIFTYAELRPPRVKKLPGKRRSRTYELWEIDAILSSAKEVDEEFRRLVIFAFNSGLRQGNIMALRWDIINLDIGEVYHPDSKSGEPLTSYLNEESKRVLLEQKVLYPDREKVWRWKEFPRKYWTRTLEKAGVKDCWFHDIRHHVVTEVANSHGIHIAKEVAHHKSISTTEIYVNPSKNQVKEAIRGLSSTNRKVVPWSTKSLPFQKPETFPDNKKARRSELS
- a CDS encoding helix-turn-helix transcriptional regulator: MANDRSEQPETFGNCIREKRNEKHMSLRALAEKAGLPSGYLSLIEREKTAPPSEEKIVALADALGLDRDETLARAGRVASDLQQIIRARPIILGELIRKTERMSENSLAMLASHPHRCVTCKATC